From a single Notolabrus celidotus isolate fNotCel1 chromosome 7, fNotCel1.pri, whole genome shotgun sequence genomic region:
- the med28 gene encoding mediator of RNA polymerase II transcription subunit 28 encodes MASSMSGMFSGQQPPGGHPVGGPGGPGQPTFPGTATRAQGNNTLVDELEASFEACFASLVSQDYVNGTDQEEIRTGVDQCIQKFLDVARQTECFFLQKRLQLSVQKPEQVVKEDVSELRNELQRKELLVQKHLTKLHHWQQVLEDVSVQHRKPTDLPPPGPLAFLEQASASLPPAPLKPN; translated from the exons ATGGCGTCTTCCATGAGTGGGATGTTCTCCGGCCAGCAGCCTCCTGGCGGGCATCCCGTCGGGGGTCCAGGTGGACCGGGCCAGCCGACCTTCCCCGGTACTGCAACCAGAGCACAGGGAAATAACACGCTGGTGGATGAGCTGGAAGCTTCCTTTGAG GCGTGTTTTGCTTCCTTGGTAAGTCAAGACTACGTTAATGGCACCGACCAGGAGGAGATCAGAACAG GTGTTGATCAGTGCATACAGAAGTTCCTTGACGTGGCTCGACAGACTGAGTGCTTCTTCTTACAGAAACGGCTTCAGTTATCGGTGCAGAAACCAGAGCAGGTGGTGAAGGAG GACGTGTCAGAGTTGCGTAACGAGCTACAGAGGAAAGAACTGCTGGTTCAGAAACACTTGACCAAACTGCATCATTGGCAACAAGTTCTTGAGGATGTGAGCGTTCAGCACCGCAAACCCACAGACCTTCCTCCTCCTGGACCACTGGCCTTTCTGGAGCAGGCATCTGCAAGTCTGCCTCCCGCCCCTTTAAAACCAAACTAA
- the lap3 gene encoding cytosol aminopeptidase — protein MTMLLLRRAAQTAVRTNPRRSFSASQTHLSERKGLVLGVFEKEGSVHLTEAAAGFDQSLSGKLSELLEISGPALKKGKSRVFYGIHKDFPCVAVVGLGKNNAGVCGAENWDTSKENIRQAVSAGCRLLQDHEVSHVEVDGCGDAQSAAEGAALGLFQYDQLKSKKKTKVTTQLHGSADSVGWEKGVMYADGQNLARFLMEGPANHITPTAFANTVEEKLSQHAERVTINKRSQSWIEEQQMGAFLSVSKGSEEPPVFLELHYNGSPDSKQAPLLLVGKGITFDSGGISLKPSASMDAMRADMGGAATVCASIVTAAALKLPVNIIGLAPLCENMPSGKATKPGDVVRAKNGKTIQVDNTDAEGRLVLADALCYGHTFNPRAIVNVATLTGAMDVALGSAATGVFTNSDWLWEQLHKASVVTGDRVWRMPLFQHYTRQVTDSQLADLNNIGNSRSGGACTAAAFLREFVTAPHWAHLDIAGVMSNKDEVPYLRKGMSGRPTRTLVEFAAAMAQSD, from the exons ATGACAATGCTTCTTCTGAGGAGAGCAGCGCAGACGGCGGTGCGGACGAACCCCCGCAGGTCGTTTTCTGCCTCACAGACACACCTGAGCGAGAGGAAA GGTCTGGTGCTGGGAGTGTTTGAGAAGGAGGGCAGTGTTCATCTGACAGAGGCAGCTGCTGGATTTGACCAAAGTCTGTCTGGGAAACTCTCTGAACTGCTGGAAAT CTCTGGACCAGCTCTCAAGAAAGGCAAAAGCAGAGTATTCTATGGGATCCACAAG GACTTCCCCTGTGTGGCTGTAGTCGGGCTGGGTAAGAACaatgcaggtgtgtgtggagCAGAGAACTGGGACACCAGCAAAGAGAACATCAGGCAGGCAGTGTCAG ctggATGCCGGTTACTTCAGGACCATGAGGTGAGCCATGTAGAGGTGGATGGCTGCGGTGATGCCCAATCTGCTGCAGAAGGTGCCGCTCTTGGTTTGTTTCAATATGACCAACTCAAATCAAAGAAGAAGACCAAAGTGACCACACAGCTCCATGGAAG TGCTGACTCTGTCGGTTGGGAGAAAGGAGTCATGTATGCAGATGGACAGAACCTGGCGCGTTTTCTCATGGAAGGTCCAGCCAATCACATCACGCCTACTGCTTTTGCCAACACTGTGGAAGAGAAACTCTCACAACATGCTGAAAGagtcacaataaataaaag ATCTCAGAGTTGGATTGAGGAGCAACAGATGGGAGCGTTTCTCAGCGTGTCTAAAGGCTCAGAAGAGCCCCCTGTCTTCCTGGAGCTGCACTACAACGGTTCTCCTGACAGCAAGCAAGCCCCACTGCTCTTAGTGGGGAAAGGAATAACCTTTGACAG TGGTGGTATCTCTCTGAagccgtctgcttctatggatGCAATGAGAGCTGATATGGGCGGAGCTGCCACCGTGTGCGCGTCCATcgtcacagcagcagctctgaaacTGCCTGTTAACATTATTG gcctggctccgctgtGTGAGAACATGCCCAGTGGAAAAGCGACTAAACCAGGTGATGTTGTCAGGGCCAAAAATGGAAAAACAATCCAG gTCGATAATACAGATGCAGAGGGCAGACTTGTTCTTGCTGACGCTCTGTGTTATGGACACACCTTCAACCCCAGAGCCATCGTCAATGTTGCTACACTAACAG GTGCGATGGATGTGGCTCTCGGCTCAGCAGCGACTGGAGTGTTTACAAACTCTGACTGGCTCTGGGAGCAGCTACACAAG gCTAGTGTTGTGACAGGTGACAGAGTGTGGAGGATGCCTCTCTTCCAGCATTACACCAGACAGGTGACTGACAGCCAGCTGGCCGACCTCAACAACATCGGAAACAGCCG TTCCGGCGGCGCATGCACAGCCGCTGCTTTCCTGAGAGAGTTTGTCACCGCTCCTCACTGGGCTCATCTGGACATTGCTGGTGTGATGAGTAACAAAGATGAAGTTCCCTACCTGAGGAAGGGCATGTCAGGAAGACCGACACGAACGCTGGTGGAGTTTGCTGCTGCAATGGCCCAAAGTGACTAA
- the clrn2 gene encoding clarin-2, with product MPSLWKRITFSVASVLCIGSVVLLVVALSTERWVTGRILCKTGVEIVNASHPELEQFIGDIYYGLFQGGKSKRCGLGKRRSKIYIFPKLVRTLNGGLHMMVILFLLVAVGFAIVSLSFCIYNARKVPYQSIKGHKGLYLWNFIAALFSALALLCFLAALRHHRMTERVANYRENLFMLVVLDDSLDWSFWLGVGSIATHFAVCGVVAMSRIKLPKREIKKPEEPTISSLDLLY from the exons ATGCCTTCTCTGTGGAAACGGATAACCTTCTCAGTGGCCTCGGTGCTCTGTATCGGCTCCGTGGTCCTGCTGGTCGTGGCTCTGTCCACGGAGCGGTGGGTGACAGGACGGATCCTGTGTAAGACCGGGGTGGAGATAGTGAACGCCTCACACCCGGAGTTAGAGCAGTTCATCGGGGACATTTACTATGGTCTGTTCCAGGGAGGGAAGAGCAAGAGGTGCGGGCTGGGCAAGAGGAGATCCAAAATCTACA TTTTCCCAAAGCTTGTGCGGACATTGAATGGAGGTCTTCACATGATGGTGATCCTCTTCTTGCTGGTGGCCGTGGGCTTTGCTATAGTCAGTCTGTCATTCTGCATCTACAATGCACGCAAAGTCCCCTACCAGAGCATCAAAGGCCACAAAGGACTCTACCTGTGGAACTTCATCGCTG CTCTTTTCAGTGCCCTGGCACTACTGTGTTTCCTGGCAGCCTTGAGGCACCACCGTATGACCGAGCGGGTGGCTAATTATCGTGAGAACCTTTTCATGTTGGTGGTCCTGGATGACAGCCTGGACTGGTCCTTCTGGCTCGGTGTAGGCAGCATTGCAACTCACTTTGCCGTCTGTGGAGTTGTTGCCATGAGTCGAATCAAACTGCCCAAACGTGAGATTAAGAAACCAGAGGAGCCAACTATCTCCTCCCTGGACCTGCTTTACTGA